The genomic segment TGCGTCAACGTATCCGCTGCGACCTGCCAACACCCTGTTAACAACGGCTCGCGCCACTCACTCCAAGATCTCGCCAACGACCGGCGCCAGTACCAAAGGAACAGCGGTCCTCCGACAGCAAGGCCACTGTTCCTGGTACGGCAGCGAATTCCACGGCCGCCGCACTTCCAACGGTGAACGCTTCGACAAGCACGAGCTCACCGCCGCCCACCGCACTCTCCCCTTCGGAACCCTGGTTGAAGTCACCGATCTCGAAACCGGTCGTGACGTCCGCGTTCGCATCAACGACCGCGGGCCCTACGCCCGTGGGCGGGTCATCGACATCTCGCATGCAGCTGCCGCCGAGCTCGGCATCCTTCACAAGGGTGTTGCCAAGGTTGAGGTGCGAGTGGTCGAGCCGCACAAGTCGGACTGGAGCGGTCAGGGCTACGCTCTTCAGGTCGCCAGCTTCGACAGCAGGGCCGAGGCGGAGGGTTTCGTGGCAGGGCTGACCGACAAGCAGAAGGCGGCGGCGGTCCATTACATCAAGCCGCCCGACCCGACCGCCAAGGCCTACCGCGTCCGCTTCGGCCCGCTGGCGTGCGAGCAGACGGCCAAGAAAGTGGCCGAGAAACTGCGTCTGGCCGGGCTGGAGTCCAGCGTCATCCAGGAGCAGTTCGTCTCGCAGCGCGTCGTCGCCGACGCGAAGCATTGAGATCGGCTAGTTCGGTTCTTCGTCCGCTACGGCGTCGATGAGCCAGGAGAGGTAGTGTGACTCCACCTCTTCCGCGCCGAGCGCGACGATTTCGGGTGTCTGGTAGGTGTGGAGCTCGCGAATGCGACGCTCCAGCTCCGGCCAGCGGCCGGCGGTGGTCTTGATGACCATGAGGACCTCGGGCTCCGACACCACGCTGCCCTCCCAGCGATAGGTCGAGCCTACGGGCGTTCGGCTGACACAGCCTGCCAGGCGCTCTTCGACCAGGGATTTCGCCATGACGTCGGCGGCTTCGCCGTCGGCCGCCGTGGTGAGCACCACCAGCACGCCATCCCCTTCCACGCTCCCCGCCGTCGCCGCACCTGCGTCACTCTTCACTGCCATGAACGTCCCGGGCCTCCTTGCGTCCTCTATGAGACCACAACGACACCACCCTCTCATAGTCCGGAATTGCATCTGCCTGCGGAAGTCGCAACGGCGGCCGACCCAGACGCGTCCGCAGCCATACCAGGCCTCGCGGGCCGGCGCCGCCGGGCAGGACGCGTTCGACGAGGCCGGCCTTCATCAGCCGCGTTCGGGCCAGCGTCAGGTGCTCGCGCCGCAGCCACGGCCAGCGTGAAGCGACCGAATCGAAGCTGGCGCTGAGCTCGCCGATCTCCAGACCGGACGCCAGGGCCACCTCCACCACCCCGTCGGCGCGCAGGTAGCCGATGGCGTGCAGGATCAGGGCGCACTCGAAGTAGTTGTCGAACCACAGCAGCCGCCGGCCGAAGGCTTCGAGCTCGGTGGCGGCACGACCACGTGCGCGCAGAATGAAGATGCCACGAACGTAGCGTGGCGGGCGCCGCTCCTGCAGCGCCCGATGGATGACGTCCCGGTAGTGGGCGTGGACGCCGGCGCTCGCCAGCCACGGCTCGAGCTGCTCCCAGCCGATGTTGCCGGCCATCAGATCGGCATACAGCGAGTAGATGAGCGGGTCCGACTCCCAATCGTCCCCGAACAGCAGCTCTTCGGCGCGGCGCGCGGCGGCGCTGGCGCTGCGCGTCAGCTCCGCGAGCTTGTAGCCGATCTGCTCGCGCAGGACGTCGAAGTGCCCGCGCACCAGATGGTGAACCTGATCCTTGAACCGGATCTCCTCGTACTCGATGCCGTCGAGCTCGAGCTTTTCGCGGATCGCCCTACCGATCTGCGGCGGAGAGGCCGAGACGAAGCAGACCGCCGTCTCCATGCCGCGCTGATCGGCGCTGCGCCGCACCGCCTTGATCAGCGCCACGACGCCCGGCACCGCCCGCTTGTCGGCGGCGCGCTCGAAGGGAATGCGCAGCAGACCGCGCAACGACTCGAAGTTGGAGACGAGGTAGGTCTTGTCGAGGTCCCAGCGCAGGACGGTGAGGTTTCTCAGAACGTCACTCCCCGGCTGGCCCAGCGCTCCAGCAGCTCCGCGGTCGATTCGGCTTCCGCCAGCCCGTCGCGCAGCCGCAGCGACAAGCGCAAGAGCGCGCCGGCATCATCGATGTCCTCCCATGCCGGCAGCAGGAAGGGCCGGATCGACTGCTCCTCGAGACGCCGCACCGTAGCCGCAAGAACGCCGGCGCTGCTCCATGCGGCATCGATGTCGAACAGGCCGGGCACTGGCGAGCCTGCTCCCACCAGGTAGTAGCCGCCGTCACGGCTCGGCCCCAGGACCACCGGCTCGCGCGACAGGCAGTCGACCGCCATGGCCACATAGGCGATGGGTAGGTCGGGAGTATCCGCCCCCACCAGCAACACCGGTCTCCCGCTGCCGTGCCCGCGCGCCATGAGCCCGCCCATCCGGTTCCCCAGATCCCCCTGACCCTGCTCAACCCGTGCCAGACGGAATCGGACGCAAAGCGCATCCAGAATCGGCCCGCCGCCTGCGGGATCGACCGCCAGCACGACTTCCCACGCAGCACCTGCACAAAGTCGCGCCACCGTGTCGGTCAGAAGCGCCTCGGCGAGCTCGGCAGCCTGCTGCGGCGTCAGCGGCGGACAAAGCCTCGTCTTGACGCGTCCGGGCTCGGGCTCCTTGGCCAGCACATACACGACCCCGCGCACGCTGGCGCACTACCATGAAACCACGCCGAGCCGCGAGCCGCAGTGCGCGCGGCTTACGTTGACATCACGATGGGACCGGGCTACTTCGCTGCGCTTTCGAGGAAGACGAACGATGTCGTATGCGGTGATCAGAACTGGTGGCAAGCAGTACCGAGTCAGCCCGGGCGCACGCGTGACCGTCGAGAGGCTCGCGGGCGAGCCGGGCCAGGACGTGGAGTTTCACGAGGTCCTCCTGCGCGGCGTCGCCGAGCGGGTGGACGTCGGCACCCCGCTGGTCGACGGCGCATCGGTCAAGGGCGTCATCGTGGCGCAGGACCGCGGGCACCGGATCCTGGTATTCAAGAAGAAGCGCCGGAAGAACTATCGCCGCCGTCAGGGCCATCGGCAGTACGAGACGACGGTCCAGATCACCTCGGTCGACTAGGCCCGGAGACACCGACCCATGGCTCACAAGAAAGGACAAGGCTCCTCCAAGAACGGCCGCGACTCTCGCGGCCAGCGCCGCGGCGTCAAGGTCTTCGGCGGCCAGACCGTGGTCGCGGGCAACATCCTGGTCCGCCAGCTCGGCACCAGGATCCATCCTGGCAAGGGCGTGGGCATGGGGCGCGACTACACGCTGTTCGCGCTCAGCGACGGCATCGTCAAGTACGAGCCGTTCGGCAAGGACAGAACCCGCGTCAGCGTCTACCCGGCTTAGCCAAGAACCATGAACTTTGTCGACGAGGCGCGCTTGCGCATCGTCGCAGGCGACGGAGGCGACGGTTGCGTCGCATTTCTGCGGGAGAAGTACCGCCCCAAGGGCGGTCCCTCCGGCGGTGACGGCGGCAACGGCGGCAGCGTGTACGTCGTCGGAGACCTCGGTCTTTCGACGCTCCTCGATCTGCGCTTCCGCAATCTGGTCAAGGCCGGCCGCGGCGAGGACGGTCGCGGCAAGAACCAGCACGGCAAGAACGGCGGCGACGAGGTTCTGAAGGTCCCGGTCGGGACGATGATCTTCGACGCCCAGACCGGCGAGCTGCTGGCGGACGTGACCGTTCCCGGCGACATCATTCGGATCGCCGCCGGCGGCGTGGGCGGGCGCGGCAATGCGCGCTTTGCCACGGCCACGCACCAGGCGCCGCGCCGGGCGGATCCCGGCACGCCCGGTGTCGAGCTGGAAGTGAGGCTCGAGCTGCGCCTGCTCGCCGATGCGGGTCTGGTCGGGCTGCCCAACGCCGGCAAGTCGAGCCTGCTCGCGCGCCTGTCGGCCGCCCGTCCCAAGATCGCCGACTACCCTTTCACGACGCTGGTCCCCGTGCTCGGCGTCGTCTCGTGGGCCGACGAGAAGAGCTTCGTGCTGGCCGACATCCCCGGGCTCATCGAAGGGGCGCACGAAGGCGCAGGCCTGGGCGACCGCTTCTTGCGCCACGTGCAGCGCACTGCTCTGCTCGTCCACCTGATCGACTGCACCGGCATCAGCGCGCAGGAGGCGCTGGCGAGCTTCGACACCGTCAACCGTGAGCTGGCGGCGTATTCGAACGAGCTGGCCGAGCGGCCGCAGATCGTCGTCGCCACCAAGATGGATCTGCCCGAAGTGGCGGAGCGCGTCCCCGAGCTGCGCGCGCTGCTCGAGCGGCGAGGACTGGAGCTGCACGCGATCTCTTCGGCGACCGGAGCAGGCACGCGCGAGCTGGTCCTTCGCATCGGGCGCGAGGTCGAGAAGCGGCGCAAGCTGCAGGCTGCGGCTGCGGCCACGAACGAACCCGGCGAGTAAGCGGAGCTGGACACGACATGCGCGGCGACGGCACACAGCACGCGAGCCAGAAACGAGCGGCGATCCTCGCGCGCGCCCGTCGCGTGGTCGTCAAGCTCGGCAGCTCGGTGCTGACGACGACCGGCGGCGTGCGCTCCGATCAGGTCGGCCGCATCAGCGCCGAGATTGCCGCACTGGCCGATCAGGGCCTGCAGGTCATCGTGGTCACATCGGGAGCGCGCGCCGCCGGCCTGGCGCGCCTCGGCCTGAAGAGCATTCCCAAGAAGATTCCGGAGCAGCAGGCCGCGGCGGCCATCGGGCAGATCGCGCTGATGGCGCTGTACGAGCGCTACTTCTCCGACTTCCACAAGCACGTGGGCCAGGTGCTGCTGACGGCCGACGATCTGCGCGATCGCACGCGCTATCTCAACGCCAAGCGCACCTTCGCGCATCTGCTACGACACGGCATCGTTCCCATCGTCAACGAGAACGACTCGGTGGCCACGCACGAGCTGAAGTTCGGCGACAACGATCGTCTCTCGGCGCTGGTGGCCGGGCTGGTCGACGCCGATCTGCTCGTGATCCTCAGCGACGTCGAGGGCCTCTACGCCACCGATCCACGCCTGGGCGCCGCGCCGCTGATCGAGGTCGTCGAAGACGTCGATGCGATGATCGCCTCCGGAATTGCCGGCGGCTCGGGTTCGGCGGTCGGCACCGGCGGGATGTCGAGCAAGCTGGCCGCCGCGCGCAGCGCCGCGCATCGCGGCATCGCGACCATCGTCGCCAGCGGCATGGAGCCGGGCGTTCTGCCGCGCATCTTCGAAGGGCCCCCAGGCGTCGGGACCCTGTTCCTGCCCTACGACAGCCCCATCCGCAGCCGCAAGCACTGGATCGCCTACGGGCTGCCGCTTCGCGGCGCGCTGGTGCTCGACGACGGCGCGGCGCGCGCGGTGGCACACAAGGGCAGCAGCCTGCTCGCGGCGGGCATCGCCGAGGTGCAGGGCAATTTCGCCAGCGGCGACTGCGTCAGCTGCCTGGCCATGGACGGCAGCGAGCTTGCGCGGGGGCTGGTCAACTACGACTCCTCCGAGTGCAGCCGCATCCGCGGCCACGCCAGCGCGCGCATCCAGGAAGTGCTCGGTTACCACGCCGGCGATGAAGTGATACACCGGGACGACCTCGTCCTTCTCTCCGACATCGAAGAGGAGCGGGAGACGGCATCATGAGCACGAGCGCCACAGCGCAGAGCGAAGAGCGCACGACCGACGAGAGCGCCCGCATCGAGGCCGACGTGCGCGAGCTGTGCCGCGCCGCCAAGGCCGCGGCGCGGAGGCTCGCGCTGGTCGGTGATGCCGAGCGCAGCGCGCTGCTGCGAGCGATCGCCGCACGCATCCGTCAGGATCAGGCACGCATCCGATCCGAGAACGAGGCCGACGTCGCAGCCGGACGCCACGCAGGATTGACCTCGGCGCTTCTCGACCGGCTGACGCTGACGCCCACGCGCATCGAAGCAATGGCCGCCGGCGCCGAGGCCGTGGCCGCCCTGCCCGATCCGCTGCGCGAACCGATGAACGAGTGGACCACCCAGCGCGGCCTGCGCATTGCGCAGGTGCGCATCCCGATCGGCGTGGTCGGCATGATCTACGAATCTCGACCCAACGTGACCATCGACGTGGCGGCGCTGTGCCTGAAATCCGGCAACGCCTGCGTCCTCAAGGGCGGCAAGGAAGCATTGCGCTCCAACGCCGCGCTCGCCGACATCGTTGCCGCGGAGCTCGTCGCGGCCGGTCTGCCCGCGGCCGCGGTCCAGCTCATCCGCTCGACCGACCGCCGCGCAACCGAAGCAATGCTGCGTCAGGAAGAGTCGCTCGACGTCATCGTGCCTCGCGGCGGGCCCGGCCTGGTGCGCGCGATCGCGGAGCATTCCCGCGTGCCGGTGATCCGCCATTACGAAGGCGTCTGTCACACCTATGTCGATGCCGACGCCGATCTGGCCATGGCCGCCGACATCGCCGTCAACGCCAAGTGCGATCGCCCCGGCGTCTGCAACGCGATGGAGAACCTGCTGGTCCACTCGG from the Candidatus Limnocylindrales bacterium genome contains:
- a CDS encoding septal ring lytic transglycosylase RlpA family protein, whose amino-acid sequence is MKVLTLLPLLSLAVGCAASTYPLRPANTLLTTARATHSKISPTTGASTKGTAVLRQQGHCSWYGSEFHGRRTSNGERFDKHELTAAHRTLPFGTLVEVTDLETGRDVRVRINDRGPYARGRVIDISHAAAAELGILHKGVAKVEVRVVEPHKSDWSGQGYALQVASFDSRAEAEGFVAGLTDKQKAAAVHYIKPPDPTAKAYRVRFGPLACEQTAKKVAEKLRLAGLESSVIQEQFVSQRVVADAKH
- the rpmA gene encoding 50S ribosomal protein L27, encoding MAHKKGQGSSKNGRDSRGQRRGVKVFGGQTVVAGNILVRQLGTRIHPGKGVGMGRDYTLFALSDGIVKYEPFGKDRTRVSVYPA
- the rplU gene encoding 50S ribosomal protein L21 gives rise to the protein MIRTGGKQYRVSPGARVTVERLAGEPGQDVEFHEVLLRGVAERVDVGTPLVDGASVKGVIVAQDRGHRILVFKKKRRKNYRRRQGHRQYETTVQITSVD
- a CDS encoding glutamate-5-semialdehyde dehydrogenase; this encodes MSTSATAQSEERTTDESARIEADVRELCRAAKAAARRLALVGDAERSALLRAIAARIRQDQARIRSENEADVAAGRHAGLTSALLDRLTLTPTRIEAMAAGAEAVAALPDPLREPMNEWTTQRGLRIAQVRIPIGVVGMIYESRPNVTIDVAALCLKSGNACVLKGGKEALRSNAALADIVAAELVAAGLPAAAVQLIRSTDRRATEAMLRQEESLDVIVPRGGPGLVRAIAEHSRVPVIRHYEGVCHTYVDADADLAMAADIAVNAKCDRPGVCNAMENLLVHSAVARPFLDVLAPRLLEKGVELRGDERVRALVPAARIASEEDWRTEYLDLILAIKVVDSVEEAIDFINTHGSGHSDAIVTRSRENADRFLREVDSAAVYENASTRFTDGYEFGFGAEVGISTNRIHARGPMGLRELTTYKYVVRGQGQTR
- the obgE gene encoding GTPase ObgE codes for the protein MNFVDEARLRIVAGDGGDGCVAFLREKYRPKGGPSGGDGGNGGSVYVVGDLGLSTLLDLRFRNLVKAGRGEDGRGKNQHGKNGGDEVLKVPVGTMIFDAQTGELLADVTVPGDIIRIAAGGVGGRGNARFATATHQAPRRADPGTPGVELEVRLELRLLADAGLVGLPNAGKSSLLARLSAARPKIADYPFTTLVPVLGVVSWADEKSFVLADIPGLIEGAHEGAGLGDRFLRHVQRTALLVHLIDCTGISAQEALASFDTVNRELAAYSNELAERPQIVVATKMDLPEVAERVPELRALLERRGLELHAISSATGAGTRELVLRIGREVEKRRKLQAAAAATNEPGE
- a CDS encoding phosphatase domain-containing protein, which codes for MDRGAAGALGQPGSDVLRNLTVLRWDLDKTYLVSNFESLRGLLRIPFERAADKRAVPGVVALIKAVRRSADQRGMETAVCFVSASPPQIGRAIREKLELDGIEYEEIRFKDQVHHLVRGHFDVLREQIGYKLAELTRSASAAARRAEELLFGDDWESDPLIYSLYADLMAGNIGWEQLEPWLASAGVHAHYRDVIHRALQERRPPRYVRGIFILRARGRAATELEAFGRRLLWFDNYFECALILHAIGYLRADGVVEVALASGLEIGELSASFDSVASRWPWLRREHLTLARTRLMKAGLVERVLPGGAGPRGLVWLRTRLGRPPLRLPQADAIPDYERVVSLWSHRGRKEARDVHGSEE
- the cutA gene encoding divalent-cation tolerance protein CutA, translated to MAVKSDAGAATAGSVEGDGVLVVLTTAADGEAADVMAKSLVEERLAGCVSRTPVGSTYRWEGSVVSEPEVLMVIKTTAGRWPELERRIRELHTYQTPEIVALGAEEVESHYLSWLIDAVADEEPN
- a CDS encoding TIGR04282 family arsenosugar biosynthesis glycosyltransferase, encoding MRGVVYVLAKEPEPGRVKTRLCPPLTPQQAAELAEALLTDTVARLCAGAAWEVVLAVDPAGGGPILDALCVRFRLARVEQGQGDLGNRMGGLMARGHGSGRPVLLVGADTPDLPIAYVAMAVDCLSREPVVLGPSRDGGYYLVGAGSPVPGLFDIDAAWSSAGVLAATVRRLEEQSIRPFLLPAWEDIDDAGALLRLSLRLRDGLAEAESTAELLERWASRGVTF
- the proB gene encoding glutamate 5-kinase, which gives rise to MRGDGTQHASQKRAAILARARRVVVKLGSSVLTTTGGVRSDQVGRISAEIAALADQGLQVIVVTSGARAAGLARLGLKSIPKKIPEQQAAAAIGQIALMALYERYFSDFHKHVGQVLLTADDLRDRTRYLNAKRTFAHLLRHGIVPIVNENDSVATHELKFGDNDRLSALVAGLVDADLLVILSDVEGLYATDPRLGAAPLIEVVEDVDAMIASGIAGGSGSAVGTGGMSSKLAAARSAAHRGIATIVASGMEPGVLPRIFEGPPGVGTLFLPYDSPIRSRKHWIAYGLPLRGALVLDDGAARAVAHKGSSLLAAGIAEVQGNFASGDCVSCLAMDGSELARGLVNYDSSECSRIRGHASARIQEVLGYHAGDEVIHRDDLVLLSDIEEERETAS